A genomic region of Armatimonadota bacterium contains the following coding sequences:
- a CDS encoding alpha/beta hydrolase, whose translation MTEKTVFESDQGLELAAAIDLPEGEPKGFALFSHCFTCTKDLPIAVHIGKALAAEGIALVRFDLPGLGKSQGDFAETTLSGNVADVVAVARQMEDRYGLPSVLIGHSFGGPTAILAAHEIPSVTAVATIAAPCSSKHVRHFFDGVEFDDAGIGEIDVAGRRFRINRAFDEDLDQHQMAEKIASLDRALIVFHSPTDTVVGIENASDIFGAARHPKSFVSLDRADHIVSDAPTARYLGHVLSAWAQYYL comes from the coding sequence GTGACGGAAAAAACCGTATTTGAGAGCGATCAGGGCTTAGAATTGGCCGCCGCCATCGACCTGCCCGAGGGCGAGCCGAAGGGTTTTGCGCTCTTCTCGCACTGCTTCACCTGCACCAAGGACCTGCCGATCGCTGTTCACATCGGCAAGGCGCTCGCGGCGGAAGGCATCGCTCTGGTTCGGTTCGACCTGCCGGGGCTGGGCAAGAGCCAAGGCGACTTTGCTGAGACGACGCTGAGCGGCAACGTCGCCGACGTCGTGGCAGTCGCCAGGCAGATGGAGGATCGTTACGGTTTGCCGAGCGTGCTCATAGGACATAGCTTTGGCGGGCCGACCGCAATTCTGGCTGCGCATGAAATTCCGAGCGTGACCGCTGTGGCGACCATTGCTGCGCCGTGCTCTTCCAAGCATGTGCGGCACTTCTTCGACGGCGTGGAGTTCGACGACGCCGGGATCGGAGAGATCGACGTCGCAGGACGCCGCTTCCGGATCAACCGCGCTTTCGACGAGGACCTCGACCAGCACCAGATGGCCGAGAAGATTGCGTCGCTCGACAGGGCGCTAATCGTGTTCCACTCGCCGACCGATACTGTTGTCGGGATAGAGAACGCATCGGATATTTTCGGCGCGGCTCGGCACCCAAAGTCGTTCGTCTCGCTCGACCGGGCCGACCACATCGTGTCGGACGCTCCGACCGCCCGCTACCTCGGCCACGTCCTCTCCGCCTGGGCGCAGTACTATCTTTGA
- a CDS encoding glycosyltransferase, whose product MDTGQPPLRICVGVITRNRPEMFVMLLDSLRDMTGISKYEITFALVENNPRSTLSKVVEDFKRETQHSTTVYEVEERIGIPIARNRILRIAKRFDTDLVAFIDDDETVDRHWLQNFVTEMLDRDLDLVGGPVRLHPVEPGASATQRAIWRGLVRRNQRIERKASALQRAGRDDVVTIITSNWLCKREFLDDSGVRFDEGLGFSGGSDTSFYRSARARGARTGWVSGAVVHEFMPLSRLNARYQFCRTRDQAMASFHRKYKRITPTVVARSVGFFVVKAVAGVGLLLVAPLNGGRTLTAAIRSFGFAVGRVRAVFGQRSEHYKSTHGH is encoded by the coding sequence ATGGACACAGGTCAACCACCGCTTCGCATTTGTGTCGGAGTCATCACTCGGAATCGGCCCGAGATGTTCGTCATGCTCTTGGATTCTCTACGGGATATGACAGGCATTTCGAAGTACGAGATCACGTTTGCCCTCGTCGAGAACAACCCCCGCTCCACGCTCTCTAAAGTCGTCGAAGATTTCAAACGCGAGACGCAACATTCGACGACGGTCTATGAAGTAGAGGAGCGCATCGGAATCCCGATCGCCCGCAACCGCATTCTCAGAATTGCGAAGAGGTTCGATACTGACTTGGTTGCATTCATCGACGACGACGAGACGGTTGATCGTCATTGGCTGCAGAACTTTGTGACCGAAATGCTCGACCGCGACCTCGACCTTGTCGGTGGACCCGTGCGTCTGCACCCTGTCGAGCCCGGTGCGAGCGCAACGCAGAGGGCGATATGGCGCGGTCTGGTGCGCAGGAATCAGAGGATCGAGCGCAAGGCGAGCGCCCTTCAAAGGGCAGGGCGCGATGACGTCGTAACCATCATCACCAGCAACTGGCTGTGCAAGCGCGAGTTTCTTGACGACAGTGGAGTCCGTTTTGATGAGGGACTCGGGTTTTCGGGCGGCTCGGATACATCTTTCTATAGGTCGGCTCGTGCCAGAGGAGCAAGGACTGGCTGGGTAAGCGGAGCGGTCGTCCATGAGTTCATGCCGCTGAGCCGTCTCAACGCGCGATACCAATTCTGCCGAACGCGGGATCAAGCGATGGCTTCCTTCCACAGAAAGTACAAGAGAATCACGCCGACCGTGGTAGCCCGATCAGTCGGATTCTTCGTCGTGAAGGCTGTCGCCGGAGTTGGCCTGCTCCTCGTCGCTCCGCTGAACGGCGGCCGAACGTTAACAGCGGCGATCCGATCGTTCGGGTTTGCGGTCGGCAGAGTTCGCGCCGTATTCGGCCAGCGATCAGAACATTACAAGTCGACGCACGGACACTAG
- a CDS encoding glycosyltransferase yields the protein MPNAVSLSIVLEWENAKSMDRQLAIEFLVDLAQRIDEVDLPLQRPVELMIVYDEDVNESDLRGDVAKIHDRLSQGVHVSFLFAPGTGYYEKKGLAPYFLDSEIIAYADSDCTYSEGWLSKMTLPIHEGRADMVFGNTQVRAGDNLVERACELAWFFPTDDPSDPLKSKSDNRFFANNFAVRRQTILDVPIPRFDASRSQGRLWLSELSRSKKVILKEADAVATHKQYGTIAEFLGRAWLLGKDKDAGNSVLSASRFYRLRRSFAAVFELNGKFIGRFVSVGLRRIPFLEVLPAFILGVVFQLTANTSQLLASLRRRSAEPSRDYTDLIGLARAYSE from the coding sequence ATGCCAAACGCCGTTAGCCTTTCGATAGTTCTGGAGTGGGAGAACGCAAAGAGCATGGATCGGCAGTTGGCGATAGAGTTCCTCGTCGACTTGGCCCAGCGGATCGATGAAGTCGATCTTCCGCTGCAAAGGCCGGTGGAACTGATGATTGTGTACGACGAAGACGTGAACGAGTCGGACTTGCGGGGCGATGTCGCAAAAATCCACGACCGTTTGAGCCAGGGCGTACACGTCTCCTTTCTGTTTGCGCCTGGCACCGGCTACTACGAAAAGAAAGGGCTGGCGCCGTACTTTCTGGACTCCGAGATCATCGCCTACGCGGACTCCGACTGTACTTATTCCGAAGGTTGGTTATCAAAGATGACCTTGCCGATCCACGAGGGAAGGGCAGATATGGTCTTCGGGAATACGCAGGTGCGCGCGGGCGATAACCTCGTAGAGCGGGCTTGCGAGTTGGCGTGGTTCTTCCCAACCGACGACCCCTCCGATCCCCTAAAATCGAAGTCAGATAATCGGTTCTTCGCGAACAACTTCGCTGTGCGGCGACAGACGATTCTAGATGTGCCAATTCCCCGGTTCGACGCATCCAGAAGCCAAGGTCGACTCTGGCTTTCCGAATTGAGTCGGAGCAAGAAGGTGATCTTGAAAGAGGCTGACGCCGTTGCGACCCACAAACAGTACGGCACGATAGCAGAGTTTCTAGGACGTGCGTGGCTTTTGGGCAAGGATAAGGACGCGGGCAACAGCGTGCTGTCGGCAAGCCGATTCTATCGATTGAGGCGATCGTTCGCCGCTGTTTTTGAACTGAACGGCAAGTTCATCGGCAGGTTTGTATCGGTCGGCTTGCGGCGAATACCATTTCTAGAAGTTCTTCCGGCCTTCATTCTGGGGGTCGTATTTCAGCTTACAGCCAACACGTCGCAGCTGCTAGCCTCGCTCCGTCGCCGAAGCGCAGAGCCGTCGAGGGATTACACCGACCTGATCGGGCTGGCCAGGGCGTACAGCGAGTAA
- a CDS encoding ZIP family metal transporter yields the protein MTNFQAGLLASTLAGLATGLGALPALFIPKVSDKVLNTLLGGAAGVMLAATSFSLIVPGIDHGTRMWGSWGVAVVAGGVLLGAVVLDRIDKMVPHEHFGLGREGPSTKMKRIWLFIIAITIHNFPEGLAVGVGFGSGDFGAGTSLAIGIGLQNLPEGLAVAFPLIALGYSRWKAVGIALATGLVEPVGGLLGAGSVTLFEPMLPIGLAFAAGAMLFIISDEIIPETHSKGKSRSATFGVMIGFVIMMALDNLLG from the coding sequence ATGACGAACTTTCAGGCTGGGCTGCTCGCTTCGACCCTGGCCGGCCTCGCAACAGGCCTCGGTGCGCTCCCCGCGCTGTTCATACCGAAAGTGTCCGATAAAGTACTGAATACTTTGCTCGGCGGTGCGGCGGGCGTGATGCTCGCCGCGACGTCGTTCTCCCTGATCGTCCCCGGCATCGATCACGGCACACGGATGTGGGGCTCATGGGGCGTCGCTGTCGTCGCCGGTGGCGTTTTGCTCGGAGCGGTCGTCCTCGACCGGATCGACAAGATGGTTCCGCACGAGCACTTCGGCCTCGGTCGCGAAGGCCCTTCGACCAAGATGAAGCGCATCTGGCTGTTCATCATCGCCATCACGATCCACAACTTCCCCGAGGGTCTGGCGGTCGGCGTCGGCTTTGGCAGCGGCGACTTCGGCGCTGGCACGTCGCTCGCCATTGGCATCGGCCTGCAGAACTTGCCCGAGGGTCTGGCCGTCGCGTTCCCCCTGATCGCGCTAGGCTACAGCCGGTGGAAGGCCGTCGGGATCGCGCTTGCGACCGGTCTCGTCGAGCCGGTCGGCGGTCTGCTCGGCGCGGGCTCCGTAACGCTCTTCGAGCCGATGCTCCCCATCGGCCTCGCCTTCGCTGCGGGCGCAATGCTGTTCATCATCTCCGACGAGATCATCCCCGAAACGCACTCTAAGGGCAAGTCCCGCTCCGCGACCTTCGGCGTCATGATCGGGTTCGTGATCATGATGGCGCTGGACAATTTGTTGGGATAG